The DNA window TCAACTTCACCAGCACGACGCCCCTGCTCGAGCCCGCGGAGGAGTCCGACTGCAAGGCCCTGCTCACCACCGTGCATGGCTGCAACCTGACCCGGAACATCACCGGGCCACTGGCCGACTATGCGCCGGCCAGTCCTCCGCGCTTCGTCTATCAGCCCGGGCACCTCGAGGCGCATGCCGACTACGCCATGAACCTGGGCGCGTCCGGCACGCTCGCGCTGGCGTCCGAGGTGGAGCGCCGGCTCCCGCTCAACCTGTCCTACGGCAACGTCAACCTCGCGGGGGGCGCCAAGACGAGCGCCACCGAGTACGCCCGCTTCCTTCGCGCCCTCATGACGGGCGGGCTGAAGCTGGGGGCCTTCCTGGGCACGGCCAGCGTTTGTGCCTCGCCCGCCTGCGGCGACGTGGGCTACAGCCCCTGGTTCTCGAACGAGCCTGCGCGCTACTCCCTGGCCCACTGGGTGGAGCAGGACAAGGGCCCGGCTCACAGCGGCGGCTTCAGCAGCGCGGGCCTCTTCGGCTTCTATCCCTGGGTCTCCAAGGACAAGAGCACGTACCTGATGGTCGCCCGCGAAGACATGCTCGGTGTCGTGGGGCAGACACCCACCACCCCCGCGGAGCAGACCCCCTCCGGCAAGTCCATCCTCTGCGGCCGGCTCATCCGCGAGGCGTACTTCACAGGCCAGGTCCAGGACTGACGGACGCGCGAGAGGCGCGGAACACCTACCTCCACTCCCTGGGGCCGTCGGGACCTTGATTCTCCCTGACCTCTGATATTGATTTGCAGAATCAAATGATGTGTATAGGGCGCGGTTCGCGGACAGGGCCGAGTCGGTCCGCGGCACTGGGTGGTGGAAATCGTGAGCACATCTGACAGGCGTTCCTTGACCTCCTCCGTGATGTGGCGAGCCGCCGTGGTGCTGGCCGTCGTGGGGCTGACCGTGGCGTGCCAGCGCTCGCCGGAGCCCGCGCCGGGGGCCGCGCCCGTGGCGGAAGCGCCCTCGGAGAAGGGGCGCACCGTCAAGCATGCCCAGGGGAGCACGGTGGTCCCGTTGCATCCCCAGCGCGTCGTGGTCTTCGACCTGGTGGCGTTGGACATCCTCCAGGCGTTGGGCGTGGAGGTCTTCGCCGTCGCGGGGGACCAGTTCCCCGGTCACCTCGCTTCGTTCGCGGACGCGAAGTATCCGCGCATGGGGACGCTGTTCGAGCCCAACTACGAGGCCCTCCACTCCGCGCGCCCGGACCTCATCATCTCGGGGGGGCGCTCCAGCGCGAAGTACGCGAACCTGTCCCGCTTCGCGCCCACGGTGGACCTGCCCATGGGCGGGGTGAACTACCTGGACACGGTGGTCGCCAACACGGAGCTGCTGGCGAGCATCTTCGGCAAGGAGGAGAAGGCGCGCGTGCTGGTGACGGAGCTGCGTGCCTCCATCGCGAAGCTGAAGGAGACGACGGCGAGCCGAGGCACGGGGCTGGTGGTGCTCGTGACGGGTGGCCGTATCAGCGCGTATGGCCCGGGCTCCCGCTTCGGCGTCATCCACGGAGACTTCGGCGTGCCGGTGGCCGCCGCGGGGCTCAGCGCGTCCCTGCATGGCGAGGTCATCGGCTCGGAGTTCATCCGCGAGAAGAACCCCGACTGGCTGTTCGTGATTGATAGGGACGCGGGCATGGGGCAGTCGGGTGGGGCTCGGCAGGTGCTCGACAACGAGCTGGTCCACCAGACGACGGCGTGGAAGAAGGGGCAGGTCATCTACCTGGACCCGATGAACGCGTACCTCATTGGCGGCGGCATCCAGGCGGTGGACCGGCTGCGTGGGCAGGTCGCGGAGTTCTACGCCTCGAAGGCTCCATAGGTTGCCCGAGCTGTGATTCGACTCGCCGCCGCCGTTGCCGTCATCGCCCTGCTGGCCCTGGTCAGCGTGTTCATTGGCGTCGGCGATGTGTCCTGGCACGCGCTGGTGTCGCCGGGGCCGGATGAGCAGGCGCTCCAGGTGCTGCTCATCAGCCGCATTCCCCGGCTGCTGGCAGTTCTTCTGGTGGGCACCTCGCTGGGCGTCGCGGGGCTCATCCTCCAGATGCTCGCGCGCAACCGCTTCGTGGAGCCCGCGACGGTGGGCGCGGCGGACTCCGCGGGACTGGGGCTGCTCGTCGCCACCATGCTCATGCCCCAGCTCCCCGTGCTGGGGAAGATGCTCGTCGCGGCGGCGTTCTCGCTGGCGGGTACGGCGTTGTTCCTGCTCATCCTGCGGCGCATCCCACTGCGCTCGGTGCTCATCGTCCCGCTGGTGGGGCTGGTGCTGGGCAGTGTCTTCGACTCGGTGACGACGTTCTTCGCGTACCGGTCAGACCTGCTCCAGTCGGTCAACGCGTGGAAGACGGGCGACTTCTCCAACGTGCTGCGCGGGCGCTACGAGCTGCTGTGGGTGACGTTCGGCCTCACCTGTGGCGCGTACTTCGCCGCGGACCGCTTCACGGTGGCGGGCATGGGGGAGTCCTTCACCACGAACCTGGGCATGCGCTACTCGCGCATCGTGGCGCTGGGGCTGCTCATCGTCTCGCTCATCACGGGGCTGGTGGTCGTCACGGTGGGGATGGTCCCGTTCCTGGGGCTGCTGGTGCCCAACCTCGTCAGCATGTTCCTGGGCGACAACACGCGGCGCGCCCTGCCGTGGGTGGCGGTGGGCGGCGCGGGCTTCGTGTTGCTGTGTGACGTCCTGGGCCGGGTGGTGCGCTTCCCCTATGAAATCCCGGGGGCGACCATCGCGGGCGTCGCGGGCAGTGTGCTCTTCCTGAGCCTCCTGCTGCGGAGGGAAGCCCGTGTTGGCTGAGCGGCTGGTGGAGACGCGGCGGCCGGAGCGCATGCTGCTCATCCTGGGCGCCGTGGCGTTGGCCTGCGCCGGGCTGTTCATGCTCGTCAACGTGGGGAGTGACTGGCAGTTCGTCCTGCCGTTCCGAGGGCGCAAGCTGGCGACGGCGCTGCTGGTGGGCTACTCCATCGCGGTCTCCACGGTGCTCTTCCAGACGGTGACGGGCAACCGCGTGCTGACGCCCGCCATCCTGGGGTTCGACAACCTCTACGTGCTCATCCAGACGTGCCTGCTCTATTTCCTGGGCTCTGGAGTCGTGGCGGGGCTGGACCCGAGGCTCCGGTTCGGCGTGGAAGTGTTGGTCATGGTGGCCTTCTCGGGGCTCTTGTACTGGGGCCTGTTTGGAGGAGGGCAGCGCGGCGTGGAGCGGGTGCTCCTGACGGGCGTGGTGCTGGGCGTGTTGTTCAAGAGCCTGGCGTCGTTCCTCCAGCGGCTCATCGACCCCAACGAGTTCATCTTCCTGCAGGACCGGTTCTTCGCGAGCTTCAACCAGCCAGATGAGGACCTGCTGCTCATCTCGTTCGTGCTGACGCTGGGCGTGTCGGTGGTCGGCTGGCGGATGTTGCGGACGCTGGACGTGCTGGTGTTGGGGCGCGAGACGGCCATCAACCTGGGCGTGAATCACCAGCGAACGGTGGCGGGCGTCCTGGTGTTGGTGGCCATCCTCGTGTCCGTGTCGAGCGCGCTGGTGGGCCCGGTGACCTTCTTTGGCTTGCTGGTGTCCAGCCTGGCGTATGTGGTCGTGCGCACGTACCGGCATGGGCTCGTGTTGCCGGCGGCGGCGCTCATCGCGGGGGGGGCCCTGGTCGCGGGGCAGTTCCTCCTGGAGCAGGTCTTTGCGTTCAACACCAACCCCCGTGTCATCATCGACTTCGTGGGAGGGCTGGTGTTCATCTCGATGCTCTTGCGGAGGAACCCGGGATGATTGAGGCCGCGAACGTCACCAAACGCTATGGCGCCACGGTGGTCGTGGACGATGTGTCCCTGCGCTTCCCCGTGGGTGGAATCACCTCCATCATCGGGCCGAACGGCGCGGGCAAGTCGACGTTGCTGTCGATGATCAGCCGGGTGTCGCCGATGTCCTCGGGCTCCGTGCAGGTGGATGGCCTGGACATCCTCACGACGCCGGGCGATGTGCTCGCGCGGAAGCTGGCCATCCTTCGCCAGGACAATCACATCACCGCGCGGTTGACGGTGCGGGAGTTGGTGACGTTCGGCCGCTATCCGCACTCCAAGGGCCGCCCCACGGTGAAGGACCGGGAGCACGTGGAGCGAGCAATCCAGCACATGGGGCTCGCCGCGCTCACGGAGCGGTTCCTGGATGAGCTGTCCGGAGGCCAGCGTCAGCGGGCCTTCGTGGCGATGGTGCTCTGCCAGGACACGGACCATGTGCTCCTGGACGAGCCGCTCAATGGATTGGATTTGAAGCACGCGGTGTCGATGATGCGGCAGTTGCGCACCGCGGCCGACACGCTGGGAAAGAGCATCGTCCTGGTGCTGCACGACCTGAACTTCGCGTCGTGCTACTCCGACCACCTCATCGCGATGCGTGACGGGAAGGTCCTGTTCCAGGGGCGGCCGGACGAAATCATGCGGCCGGAGGTGCTCCGGGCCGTGTATGACCTGGACATCGCCATCCAGCAGATTGATGGCGATTGGATTGCCACGCACTACCGCTGACGGCGTGCGGGCTGGGCGCCTGTTGGCGTGACCCACCCATGACGGAGAGATGGGCGCTGCATGGCCCTGCTCGCTCGTGAGTCGTGCATTCTCCTGGATGCACGAGCACGACAGGGGGCTGACTCATGCATGTGTCTGGCTATCCGATGATGCGTTGGCATGTCCGGAAGTTCGTCTGGATTCTGATGGCGCTGCTCCTCCCTGGGCCCGTGGCGCGGGCGTACCCTTCGCTTCCGGAGTCGCTATGGGCGATGACGGAAGCGTCGGAGTTGGTGGTGTGGGCGGACGTCGAAGAGGTGAGTCCGTTACCCAAGGATCCTGAGATTCTTGCGGGGCTGAAGCCACCGCCGCCAGACATGGTCGACATGGTCGCTCGCCTGCG is part of the Myxococcus landrumus genome and encodes:
- a CDS encoding iron ABC transporter ATP-binding protein encodes the protein MIEAANVTKRYGATVVVDDVSLRFPVGGITSIIGPNGAGKSTLLSMISRVSPMSSGSVQVDGLDILTTPGDVLARKLAILRQDNHITARLTVRELVTFGRYPHSKGRPTVKDREHVERAIQHMGLAALTERFLDELSGGQRQRAFVAMVLCQDTDHVLLDEPLNGLDLKHAVSMMRQLRTAADTLGKSIVLVLHDLNFASCYSDHLIAMRDGKVLFQGRPDEIMRPEVLRAVYDLDIAIQQIDGDWIATHYR
- a CDS encoding siderophore ABC transporter substrate-binding protein; protein product: MWRAAVVLAVVGLTVACQRSPEPAPGAAPVAEAPSEKGRTVKHAQGSTVVPLHPQRVVVFDLVALDILQALGVEVFAVAGDQFPGHLASFADAKYPRMGTLFEPNYEALHSARPDLIISGGRSSAKYANLSRFAPTVDLPMGGVNYLDTVVANTELLASIFGKEEKARVLVTELRASIAKLKETTASRGTGLVVLVTGGRISAYGPGSRFGVIHGDFGVPVAAAGLSASLHGEVIGSEFIREKNPDWLFVIDRDAGMGQSGGARQVLDNELVHQTTAWKKGQVIYLDPMNAYLIGGGIQAVDRLRGQVAEFYASKAP
- a CDS encoding iron chelate uptake ABC transporter family permease subunit, which encodes MLAERLVETRRPERMLLILGAVALACAGLFMLVNVGSDWQFVLPFRGRKLATALLVGYSIAVSTVLFQTVTGNRVLTPAILGFDNLYVLIQTCLLYFLGSGVVAGLDPRLRFGVEVLVMVAFSGLLYWGLFGGGQRGVERVLLTGVVLGVLFKSLASFLQRLIDPNEFIFLQDRFFASFNQPDEDLLLISFVLTLGVSVVGWRMLRTLDVLVLGRETAINLGVNHQRTVAGVLVLVAILVSVSSALVGPVTFFGLLVSSLAYVVVRTYRHGLVLPAAALIAGGALVAGQFLLEQVFAFNTNPRVIIDFVGGLVFISMLLRRNPG
- a CDS encoding ABC transporter permease; translation: MIRLAAAVAVIALLALVSVFIGVGDVSWHALVSPGPDEQALQVLLISRIPRLLAVLLVGTSLGVAGLILQMLARNRFVEPATVGAADSAGLGLLVATMLMPQLPVLGKMLVAAAFSLAGTALFLLILRRIPLRSVLIVPLVGLVLGSVFDSVTTFFAYRSDLLQSVNAWKTGDFSNVLRGRYELLWVTFGLTCGAYFAADRFTVAGMGESFTTNLGMRYSRIVALGLLIVSLITGLVVVTVGMVPFLGLLVPNLVSMFLGDNTRRALPWVAVGGAGFVLLCDVLGRVVRFPYEIPGATIAGVAGSVLFLSLLLRREARVG